A genomic segment from Montipora foliosa isolate CH-2021 chromosome 9, ASM3666993v2, whole genome shotgun sequence encodes:
- the LOC137970726 gene encoding neuropeptide FF receptor 2-like — translation MAMRTFFLVYAGFEMTLILLNILGNSLVCLLILKNKAMKTSRINWLLFQLAVADLLVAMFFVYPCILSNFIKQPGGVIGDVLCKFATAGTLGWAASSTSSFLLVAIAFERYFATLYPFRSLSRRRSWLLVPLVSFLGILLIVPLMIILYYDEDAGRCTDKWPTYSSHRAYSVSWSFCNSALPICMMGYLYSRIIRHLRNNAIVPGCSQVQIASSRTKVTKMLISVTVIFVVCWIPQVTLCLLSQVIPGGYGTVSLVATISALLNSCVNPVIYSLHSQQFRRNLASLMCRKKRNHSVDRNTNQTTLHEMKFSFSRLKTDACRLAHSS, via the coding sequence ATGGCAATGAGGACCTTCTTTCTCGTGTATGCGGGATTTGAAATGACACTGATTCTTTTAAACATACTGGGTAATTCCCTGGTATGCCTGTTGATACTCAAGAACAAAGCGATGAAAACGTCCCGGATCAACTGGCTTCTGTTCCAACTGGCTGTAGCTGATTTGTTAGTGGCTATGTTCTTCGTCTATCCATGTATTTTAAGCAATTTTATTAAGCAACCAGGCGGTGTGATTGGAGACGTACTTTGCAAATTCGCCACGGCTGGTACTTTAGGCTGGGCAGCCTCTTCAACCTCTAGCTTTCTTCTTGTGGCTATTGCGTTCGAGCGCTATTTTGCCACGCTGTATCCGTTCAGGTCCCTAAGCCGCAGACGATCTTGGCTGTTAGTTCCCCTCGTCTCGTTTCTAGGCATTCTATTGATCGTTCCTCTCATGATAATCTTGTACTACGACGAAGATGCCGGAAGATGTACGGATAAATGGCCGACTTACTCTTCTCACAGGGCGTACAGCGTGTCGTGGTCATTTTGTAACTCCGCGTTGCCCATATGCATGATGGGATACCTTTACTCACGGATCATTCGGCACTTGCGCAATAACGCCATCGTACCAGGCTGCTCTCAAGTGCAGATTGCAAGTTCCAGAACGAAGGTGACCAAGATGCTGATTTCAGTTACAGTGATCTTTGTCGTGTGTTGGATCCCTCAGGTGACGCTTTGCTTGTTAAGTCAAGTGATACCTGGTGGGTACGGCACAGTGTCTTTAGTAGCCACCATAAGCGCTCTGCTGAATTCCTGCGTCAATCCAGTCATATACTCTCTCCACAGTCAACAGTTCAGGAGAAATCTGGCTTCGCTGATGTGTCGCAAGAAGAGAAATCATTCGGTTGATAGAAACACAAATCAAACAACCTTACATGAGATGAAGTTCTCCTTTTCTCGCTTGAAAACAGACGCGTGTCGGCTGGCTCACTCTTCTTAA